One stretch of Aeromicrobium fastidiosum DNA includes these proteins:
- a CDS encoding Ig-like domain-containing protein: MNTAQITRALALGVVGALATTAMTYAPASAAPVGFDLLALSQDGDFFQPSDYAAGDVFVQTVRNGAKVDAKDEQDLSYSWTFTPFGSSSSVTVPATGDDVQPTDRAGRFEVVMPIGQGPGTYSLKASINADTNGDDAVAEKTLQTFTVGNTAPSGSTTSVDGLAAAKPGEAQDGTVTIEDPNGDPIAGQVFTLTVDHGFFTTGDDVSTAEGALVGNLEQDGTTLTAVTDSQGEIPFDIGIARDGGFDDDGKVAASVTVAGGPVGSGTATWSTADPLNGQVAVRLSPAGEQDGPVNPTLAGNRTFFDVFGLDQFGNPVAGAEIGLTFPGNVGEFDVDADTEDVVSNFDTFGDVAITLLKAGYIDLTGTWEEAPSTVYDANSAPLPKTDKPVSGSLRSSTYEISFNASSFSMGSSVSDTVRVGTAVTQTVRAVDQQGNPIEGYQVRFLRFGPDATNGDVVATRTTNALGEATYSFIGTRRGRAVITAEVSDGNRRRELTGTAAFGAGVRARLAKAKSTTSADRMTVTTGKVASGARVDLYRVVKGVEKLVSSRKVNSKGTAAFKVRDRNRSKKTTYVAVVRSTSKSLTDRSNALKTR, from the coding sequence GTGAACACCGCCCAGATCACTCGCGCGCTCGCACTCGGGGTGGTCGGCGCACTCGCCACCACCGCCATGACGTACGCCCCCGCCTCGGCCGCGCCGGTCGGCTTCGACCTGCTGGCTCTGTCGCAGGACGGCGACTTCTTCCAGCCGTCCGACTACGCCGCCGGCGACGTCTTCGTGCAGACCGTGCGGAACGGGGCCAAGGTCGACGCGAAGGACGAGCAGGACCTCAGCTACTCGTGGACCTTCACGCCGTTCGGCTCGAGCAGCTCCGTGACGGTCCCCGCCACCGGTGATGACGTCCAGCCCACCGACCGCGCCGGCCGCTTCGAGGTCGTCATGCCGATCGGTCAGGGCCCCGGCACCTACAGCCTGAAGGCGTCGATCAACGCGGACACCAACGGTGATGACGCCGTCGCAGAGAAGACGCTGCAGACCTTCACCGTCGGCAACACCGCCCCCTCAGGCAGCACGACCTCCGTCGACGGCCTCGCCGCGGCCAAGCCGGGCGAGGCGCAGGACGGCACCGTCACGATCGAGGACCCCAACGGCGACCCGATCGCCGGCCAGGTCTTCACGCTCACGGTCGACCACGGCTTCTTCACGACGGGCGACGACGTGTCGACCGCCGAGGGCGCCCTGGTCGGCAACCTCGAGCAGGACGGCACGACGCTCACCGCCGTGACCGACAGCCAGGGCGAGATCCCCTTCGACATCGGCATCGCCCGCGACGGCGGCTTCGACGACGACGGCAAGGTCGCGGCGTCGGTCACGGTCGCCGGCGGACCGGTCGGCAGCGGCACGGCCACGTGGTCGACCGCCGACCCGCTCAACGGCCAGGTGGCCGTGCGCCTCTCGCCCGCGGGCGAGCAGGACGGACCGGTCAACCCGACGCTGGCCGGCAACCGGACGTTCTTCGACGTCTTCGGCCTCGACCAGTTCGGCAACCCCGTCGCGGGTGCCGAGATCGGACTGACGTTCCCGGGCAACGTCGGCGAGTTCGACGTCGACGCCGACACCGAGGACGTCGTGTCCAACTTCGACACCTTCGGCGACGTCGCGATCACGCTCCTCAAGGCCGGCTACATCGACCTGACCGGCACCTGGGAAGAGGCACCCTCGACGGTCTACGACGCGAACAGCGCGCCGCTGCCGAAGACTGACAAGCCCGTCAGCGGCTCGCTGCGCTCCTCGACCTACGAGATCTCGTTCAACGCGTCCTCGTTCTCGATGGGCTCGTCGGTGTCCGACACCGTGCGCGTCGGCACCGCCGTCACGCAGACCGTGCGCGCCGTCGACCAGCAGGGCAACCCGATCGAGGGCTACCAGGTGCGGTTCCTGCGCTTCGGCCCCGACGCGACCAACGGCGACGTCGTCGCGACCCGCACGACCAACGCGCTGGGCGAGGCCACCTACAGCTTCATCGGAACCCGTCGTGGTCGCGCCGTCATCACCGCCGAGGTGTCCGACGGCAACCGCCGCCGCGAGCTGACCGGCACCGCAGCGTTCGGCGCGGGCGTCCGTGCACGACTGGCCAAGGCCAAGAGCACGACCAGCGCCGATCGCATGACGGTCACCACGGGCAAGGTCGCCTCGGGTGCCCGCGTCGACCTCTACCGCGTCGTCAAGGGCGTGGAGAAGCTGGTCTCGAGCCGCAAGGTCAACAGCAAGGGAACGGCCGCCTTCAAGGTTCGCGATCGCAACCGCAGCAAGAAGACGACGTACGTCGCCGTGGTCCGCTCGACGTCGAAGTCGCTCACCGACCGCTCGAACGCCCTCAAGACCCGCTGA